The segment CCTGCCGCACGCCGGCCTCCCGGAGGAGCCCGAAGGCTTCGGCCGCCGCCTCGTGCGGGGCGTGGAGGCTGACCGGCAGGTCCAGCTCCACCGCGAGGTCCAGCAGGTGCCGGAGGCGCCGCCGTCCCGCCTCTGCCGTCGCCTTCACGTCCGCGGCATCGGCCAGGCAGTAGTGCGGCAGGCCCACCTCTCCCAGGCCGACCAGGGCGGCCCGGTGCTCCCGCACCTCGGCGCAGACCATCTGGAAGTCCTCCTCGGTGAGGAAGAGGTGCTCAGGATGAAAGCCGAAGCAAGGCCAGATGGCGCCCGGGTAGGCCCGGGCCAGCTCCAGGAGCCTGAGATTGGTGGCCGGGTTCACCCCGGGGGCCACCGCCGCCACCACGCCCCTGCCGCGCGCCCGATGGAGCAGACCGGACAGGTCGGCGTACTCTGAAGAGAAAAGGTGGCAGTGCGTATCGATGAGGACCATGGATGCGGACACTCCCGTGCCCCCGGAGGGGCCAGCCACCCGCGAAGAGTAGGGACCCGGCGGCCCGCTGTCAACCGGAAGCGGGGCCGCTCAGTGGATCCGCCGGATCTTCCTGGTCATGAAGTCGAGCAGCAGATATTGCCCCAGACTCACGGGGGTGGTGAAGTAGGCCTTCCCGTGGCAGAGCGCCGTCACCTGCTTCACGAAGGCCACGAGGTCGTAGTCCCGGGCCAGCATGAAGGTGTTGACGAGGATGCCGGCCCGCCGGCACTCGAGGACCTCGTGAAAGGTCCGCTGCAGGATGCGGGGGTCCAGGCCGGCGGGGTTCCGGTAGATCCGGCCGTCCGGCAAGGTAACGGCGGAGGGCTTGCCGTCCGTGACCATCACGATCTGGCGCATGTCCTTCCGCTGGCGGCTCAGGAGCCGGCGGGCCAGGGCCAGCCCGGCCGCCGTGTTCGTGTAGTAGGGGCCCACCGTGACCCGCGCCAGGCGGGAGAACGGGATCTCCTCCGCCTCGTCGTGGAAGAGGACCACCTGGAGGCTGTCCCCCGGGTACTGGGTCCGGATCAGGTGCGCGAGGGCCAGCGCCACCCGCTTGGCCGGCGTGAACCGGTCCTCGCCGTAGAGGATCATGCTGTGGCTGCAGTCCAGCATCAGGACCGTGGCGCAGGAGGAGGCGTACTCGGCCTGGTGCACCAGCAGGTCCTCGGCCTCGAGCGCGAGGGGCATGGCCAGGCCCTGGCGGCCGATGGCCCTGAGGAGCGTCCCGGGGACATCCAGGTTGAGGGTGTCGCCGAAGGTGTACGGGCGCGAGTCCTCGCTGGCCTCCACCCCGGTGGCGAGGAACCGGGTCTCGTGCCGGCCCGCGCTCGACTTCCCGAGGGAGCCCAGCAGGTCCTTCAGGGTCTTGAACCCGAGGAAGTCCACCGTCTTGTTGGTGAGCGCGAAGCGGGCCCGCTCGTCGGTCGGCCCCCACTCCCCGGCGTAGCCCCGGACGTCGAGGTCGTCCCCCACCCTCCCCGGGGGCCGGAGCGTCAGGTAGCCCTCCTCCACCAGGCGGCGCAGGAGCCCGTCCAGCATCTGCTCCAGGCGCCGGCGCTCCGGACTGGCCTCCCCGCCCTCCCAGGCCTCCAGCTCCTCCGGGGTGATGTGCCCGC is part of the Candidatus Methylomirabilis sp. genome and harbors:
- a CDS encoding TatD family hydrolase, which codes for MVLIDTHCHLFSSEYADLSGLLHRARGRGVVAAVAPGVNPATNLRLLELARAYPGAIWPCFGFHPEHLFLTEEDFQMVCAEVREHRAALVGLGEVGLPHYCLADAADVKATAEAGRRRLRHLLDLAVELDLPVSLHAPHEAAAEAFGLLREAGVRQAVFHWHKAPEETTRRILEAGYLISVTPEVCYRERDRQLVKEVPLDQLLLESDGPWPYEGEFTGMTTEPWMVALAAQAVARIKGVALGEVAEQTTRTAARLFGLDLSRLPAPRVGR
- a CDS encoding VWA domain-containing protein; this encodes MPTVRYSKFTGQWWEQASLEDLLADLADFLLQSGLGEADPWGEPADDLERLKEALLRALAARGHITPEELEAWEGGEASPERRRLEQMLDGLLRRLVEEGYLTLRPPGRVGDDLDVRGYAGEWGPTDERARFALTNKTVDFLGFKTLKDLLGSLGKSSAGRHETRFLATGVEASEDSRPYTFGDTLNLDVPGTLLRAIGRQGLAMPLALEAEDLLVHQAEYASSCATVLMLDCSHSMILYGEDRFTPAKRVALALAHLIRTQYPGDSLQVVLFHDEAEEIPFSRLARVTVGPYYTNTAAGLALARRLLSRQRKDMRQIVMVTDGKPSAVTLPDGRIYRNPAGLDPRILQRTFHEVLECRRAGILVNTFMLARDYDLVAFVKQVTALCHGKAYFTTPVSLGQYLLLDFMTRKIRRIH